From the genome of Deltaproteobacteria bacterium IMCC39524:
CTCCAAAACTCGCACCATTCGTTTTGTTGAGACCCGGCACACTTTTGATTACAAACCTAAATATTGAAAAGAATTAAGCGGCTTAGGGCTTGTCAGAGTGCTAACAAGTTGATAGTATTTCTCGAGTTTTCAACGCATAACATAGAGGTTGACTAATGGCAATTATCACGATTTCCAGAGAAATGGGCAGCGGCGGCATACCGGTCGCCCATAAAGTTGCTGAGAAACTGGGCTACCAACTGATCGACGGCGAAATGATCATGGCCGCGGCTGAAGCCTATGGCCTCTCGCCCGAAGCCGTGGAACAAGCAGATGAGAAGCCCCCACATTTCGTCGACACCCTCGACTCGAAACAGTTTTTAGATCTTCACCTGATCGAACTGATCATTCTCGAAGCTGCGCTAAAAGGCAACGTAGTCATTTACGGGCGTGGCGGTCAGGATCTCCTCAAGGACGTCAACAGCGTTCTGCGAACCCGAATCATCGCCCCTTTTGAAGATCGTGTCGAGCGATGGGCAGAGCGCGAATGGCTCGACCCGGATCGCGCCCGCTACCTGGTAAGGAAAAGCGACCAGCAGAGAGCCGGCTTCATCAAATACTATTTCGACCGGGACTGGGATGACTGCGTTCACTACGATCTGGTTATCAACACGCAACGTCTTTCGGAAGACAAAGCGGTTCAAGTCATCTGTGACAGTGTAAAAGACGAGAACCTCGAAGGAGTCAAGGCGAGCGGCAAGAAGCTCCTCACCGACCTGATCCTTCGCAAAAAAGTTGAGATAGCAATCCTGTCATCAGACTACATCGACGCCTACATGCTCGAGATCAGCGTTGTAGATGGTATCGTCACACTCGCAGGCCAACTCCACTCCAACGCGGAGAAAACCGCTGCTGAAAAGCAGGCCCGTTCGGTAGAAGGCGTCAACGACCTGCAAAACGACATCAAGGTTGTCGAATACCGAACCAACCCCTCAGAGCACTAAAGAGTCCTCACGAGATAAGAGTACATGGAAGCCGACCCGCAAGGTCGGCTTCTCTTTTCTCAGGCTTGTTCCGCTATAATCCCCTATGCTAGGATAAGCCGCTGTTTACAAGTTCACAATCATCATAAGGAGTAAGAACATGGCCGGACATAGTAAATGGGCCAATATCAAGCACCGCAAAGGCGCGCAGGATGCCAAGCGTGGAAAGATTTTCACCAAAATCATCAAAGAACTTACGGTTGCTTCCCGCATCGGCGGCGGCGATCCGGATATCAACCCGCGTCTACGCACAGCTGTTGACAAGGCCAAACAAGCCAACATGCCGAAGGACAACGTGGATCGTGCCATCAAAAAAGGCACCGGCGATCTTGACGGCGTCAGTTACGAGGAAGGCCTTTTTGAAGGCTACGGCCCCGGCGGCGTTGCTTTAATTGTAGAATTCCTGACCGACAACCGTACCCGTACCGTCGCTGATGTGCGCCATTGCTTCAGCAAGTATGGCGGCAATCTTGGCGTCAGCGGTTCAGTGGCCTTTCTCTTTGACCGCAAAGGCTTGATCTCCTTTTCCGCAGACAACGATTTCGACCAGATCTTTGAGATCGCCCTGGAAGCAGGCGCTGAAGACGTCAAGGACGAAGAAGATGTCTACGAAGTCATCACTGACCCAGCGGACTTTATCCCGGTTCGTGAAGCCATGGCCGCAGCAGGGTTGAAATGGGAAACCGCTGAAACGACAATGATCCCGCAAAATCAGGTCATGCTCGAAGGTAAGCCTGCAGAGACCATGCTCAAACTGATGGATGCGCTCGAAGACAATGACGATGTGCAGAATGTTTACGCCAACTTCGACATCAGCGAAGATGAGCTGGCTAAAATCATGTAACCAAAAGGTGCGTGGATTGTGGTACGTGGTCCGAGGTTAGTTTCTCCACGAGCCACAAACCGCAAACCCTGAGCCTTCTTTATGCGAATTCTAGGGATCGACCCAGGCACCAGGATCACCGGTTACGGCATTATTGATGTCGAGGGCAATCGCTTGCGCCACGTCGATAACGGTATCGTCAAAACGCGCAGCAGTGATCCCTTGCCAATCAGGTTAAAGGCCATATACGACGGCCTGACCGTGGTCCTCAAGGAATTTTCTCCTGAAGCTGTCGCTATTGAGCAGGTATTCCTAGCAAAAAACCCGAAAGCCGCTTTAACTCTCGGCCACGCTAGAGGCACAGCAGTCATAGCCTCGGTCAATCTCAACCTCGAAGTTCATGAGTATTCGGCGCTGCAGGTCAAAAGTGCCGTAGTTGGTTATGGACATGCTGCAAAACAGCAGGTTCAGCACATGGTTAAAGCACTCCTGAATTTACCGGAAGTGGCCCAGGAAGACGCTGCAGACGCTTTGGCTGTGGCAATCTGTCATGCCAACAGCCGGACACTGAGACAGCTGGCAATCAATTCCGGTCGACGTTAATATCACACCAAGGCGAACAACACGCTACGGCTTAAAAGAGAGTGAACTCCGATGATCGCACTGCTTCGCGGCACACTGGCTTATAAATCGTCCGACCACGTGATCATTGACGTTGGTGGTGTCGGCTACCGACTGTTTATCCCACTCTCTACATTCTATTCCTTACCGGAGACCGGTGATGTCAGTCTCTTTACCCACACTCATGTCCGTGAAGATGCCCTTCTGCTCTACGGCTTCCTCTCTCTGGAGGAGAAGGAGCTGTTTGGTATTTTGATCAGCATCTCTGGTGTCGGCCCGAAGCTGGCAGTCAATATCCTCTCGCATATCCCTGCAAAAGATCTCAAAAGAGCCATTGCCTCAGAAGATATCAAGCGCCTCTCCAGTTTGCCCGGCATTGGCAAGAAAACGGCAGAGCGACTGGTCCTTGAATTAAAAGACAAGGTCGGCCCGGTACACGATCTCCCCGAAGCAGATGATGTAAAATCGAGCAGCCCTTCTGTGGGAGATATCAGTAACGATGTGATTTCCGCATTAACCAATCTCGGCTACAAAGAGAACCAGGCCCGCAAGGTATTGGAATCGATGGAACTGGCACCGGACCTGACGATGGAAGAAGCCCTTAAAGGAGCATTGAAAGTCCTGATTCGCTGACTTTCACCGTAGAGACCATGGAAGAAGATCGCCTGATTGCAGCGGACACCTCCGGAGACGATGGCTCTTTTGACCTCTCCTTGCGGCCAAAAGTCCTCACCGAATATGTCGGCCAGAGCAAAGCCAAGGAGAACCTCAAGGTCTTTATCGGAGCCGCTAAAGGCCGTGGAGAGTCCCTTGACCACGTTCTATTCTACGGACCCCCCGGTCTTGGAAAAACAACACTGGCTCACATTATTGCTGCGGAGATGGGTGTCAGTATCAAGAGCACGTCAGGCCCGGTCATTGAAAAACCGGGGGACCTGGCAGCGGTTCTGACGAACCTGGAACCGGGCGATGTCCTCTTCATCGACGAGATTCATCGCTTGTCTCCTGTGGTTGAAGAGATTCTCTACCCGGCGATGGAAGACTACCAGCTCGACATCATGATCGGCCAAGGGCCCTCGGCTCGCACCATCAAACTCGACATCCCCCGCTTCACCCTGGTCGGAGCAACAACCCGCGCTGGACTGCTCTCTTCGCCCTTGCGTGACCGCTTTGGCGTTTTGAGCCGCCTTGAGTTCTACACTCACGACGAGTTATCCACCATCGTCACACGCAGTGCAGGAATCCTGGGCGTACAGATCGATGCTTCAGGAGCCGCAGAGATCGCCCGCCGTAGCAGAGGAACGCCACGTATCGCCAACCGCTTGCTGCGCAGGGTCCGGGACTTTGCGGAAGTCGATGGCGACGGCACGATCAGCCTGAAGATGGCAGATCAAGCGCTGGGAAGGCTGGAGGTCGACAAAAAGGGCTTTGACCAGATGGACAGGCTTCTGCTCGAAACCATCATCGATAAATTCAGTGGTGGACCGGTGGGACTCGACACATTAGCTGCCGCAATCGGGGAAGAGAAAGATACGATTGAGGATGTGATTGAACCCTACTTACTGCAACAGGGATTCATCAATCGCACTCCCCGTGGTCGCGTTGCAACCCATCTGGCTTATTCTCATCTGGGACGGACCCCCGGGGCATCAGCGCAACCGGGCAGCCTTTTTACGTAAAAGAATCATTTTTCGTTGAATTTTCTTTGTCACACGGCCAAACCTTGTGATAGCTTCAGTTTGTGGGGGGTGATGCAAGCAACTTGCCCTGCTGACACACCCCGAGGGCCGTCATGGTGACGGCCCTTTTTATTTTCGAAGTCACCACATTCAGAATTAATGAGCATGGACCCAAGCCTGCTACAACAGTTTCGCCAGCAGCTGGCCTCCTGGATTGAAGCACGTCTTGAATCCCAGCGCCTGCCCTTCCAACGTCTGGAGCTCTGCCCCAGAACCTTGACGGATCAGGGGCTGCTGGTTCCGGATCTGGTGCTCTGGATCAATAGAGACAGTCAGTTGGCAGGAAGCATGATCCTGCTGCCCGATGTTGTCAATGCTCAGGTCCTCAGCGAAGGGGTTTCTCTGGCCAACGCGCTCGGACTCGGTCACTTCACGACCTGGGCCGCACGAGAGGTCTCCATCTGGAACGTCTCCTCAGG
Proteins encoded in this window:
- the ruvA gene encoding Holliday junction branch migration protein RuvA, whose protein sequence is MIALLRGTLAYKSSDHVIIDVGGVGYRLFIPLSTFYSLPETGDVSLFTHTHVREDALLLYGFLSLEEKELFGILISISGVGPKLAVNILSHIPAKDLKRAIASEDIKRLSSLPGIGKKTAERLVLELKDKVGPVHDLPEADDVKSSSPSVGDISNDVISALTNLGYKENQARKVLESMELAPDLTMEEALKGALKVLIR
- a CDS encoding cytidylate kinase family protein produces the protein MAIITISREMGSGGIPVAHKVAEKLGYQLIDGEMIMAAAEAYGLSPEAVEQADEKPPHFVDTLDSKQFLDLHLIELIILEAALKGNVVIYGRGGQDLLKDVNSVLRTRIIAPFEDRVERWAEREWLDPDRARYLVRKSDQQRAGFIKYYFDRDWDDCVHYDLVINTQRLSEDKAVQVICDSVKDENLEGVKASGKKLLTDLILRKKVEIAILSSDYIDAYMLEISVVDGIVTLAGQLHSNAEKTAAEKQARSVEGVNDLQNDIKVVEYRTNPSEH
- the ruvC gene encoding crossover junction endodeoxyribonuclease RuvC; translation: MRILGIDPGTRITGYGIIDVEGNRLRHVDNGIVKTRSSDPLPIRLKAIYDGLTVVLKEFSPEAVAIEQVFLAKNPKAALTLGHARGTAVIASVNLNLEVHEYSALQVKSAVVGYGHAAKQQVQHMVKALLNLPEVAQEDAADALAVAICHANSRTLRQLAINSGRR
- the ruvB gene encoding Holliday junction branch migration DNA helicase RuvB — translated: MEEDRLIAADTSGDDGSFDLSLRPKVLTEYVGQSKAKENLKVFIGAAKGRGESLDHVLFYGPPGLGKTTLAHIIAAEMGVSIKSTSGPVIEKPGDLAAVLTNLEPGDVLFIDEIHRLSPVVEEILYPAMEDYQLDIMIGQGPSARTIKLDIPRFTLVGATTRAGLLSSPLRDRFGVLSRLEFYTHDELSTIVTRSAGILGVQIDASGAAEIARRSRGTPRIANRLLRRVRDFAEVDGDGTISLKMADQALGRLEVDKKGFDQMDRLLLETIIDKFSGGPVGLDTLAAAIGEEKDTIEDVIEPYLLQQGFINRTPRGRVATHLAYSHLGRTPGASAQPGSLFT
- a CDS encoding YebC/PmpR family DNA-binding transcriptional regulator, producing MAGHSKWANIKHRKGAQDAKRGKIFTKIIKELTVASRIGGGDPDINPRLRTAVDKAKQANMPKDNVDRAIKKGTGDLDGVSYEEGLFEGYGPGGVALIVEFLTDNRTRTVADVRHCFSKYGGNLGVSGSVAFLFDRKGLISFSADNDFDQIFEIALEAGAEDVKDEEDVYEVITDPADFIPVREAMAAAGLKWETAETTMIPQNQVMLEGKPAETMLKLMDALEDNDDVQNVYANFDISEDELAKIM